Proteins from one Salvelinus sp. IW2-2015 linkage group LG32, ASM291031v2, whole genome shotgun sequence genomic window:
- the LOC111956482 gene encoding lisH domain-containing protein ARMC9 isoform X4, translating to MGDILANEADLLGMIKEYLKYGEFEETVHHFEKECKNKGKVJPKPRGNSLRDSKTLIIQKDLLSSFEDGDFKVFFELWTEFVPLEVRDCDPHAQKLEFYLHVHFTIFPLKIHLGRHDRADFEVRITHFKNYLETRGAALSQTTEFLPYYALPFVPNPMVHPSFRDLFQDSWIPEMKQELEKFLTVTLNVSNTPRLLSLYKDGGRNTKDTIQQLQLQLAEAEKRTSSYMRRFNKMQADHHNLIGVTAELVDSLEATVSGKMISPEYLQSVCVRLFSSQLRQSAAQSIDFTRPGTGYYSMSPYDDGYASSLLRASIAPQ from the exons ATGGGGGACATCTTGGCCAATGAAGCTGATCTTCTCGGGATGATCAAGGAG TATTTGAAGTATGGTGAATTTGAAGAGACAGTTCATCACTTTGAGAaggagtgtaaaaacaaagggaaagTTMTTCCAAAGCCCAGAGGCAACAGTCTTCGGGACTCGAAAACGCTGATTATCCag AAGGACCTGTTGAGCTCATTTGAGGACGGCGACTTCAAGGTGTTCTTCGAGCTGTGGACAGAGTTTGTCCCTCTGGAGGTCAGGGATTGTGATCCTCACGCCCAGAAACTGGAGTTTTACCTTCATGTCCACTtcaccatcttccccctgaaaaTCCACTTGGGCAGACAT GACCGAGCAGACTTTGAGGTGAGGATCACCCACTTCAAGAACTACCTGGAGACGCGAGGGGCAGCACTCAGTCAGACCACTGAGTTCCTACCCTACTACGCCCTCCCCTTCGTGCCCAACCCTATGGTGCACCCCTCKTTCAGAGATCTCTTCCAG GATTCCTGGATTCCAGAGATGAAGCAAGAGCTGGAGAAGTTCCTGACTGTGACACTGAACGTGTCCAACACTCCAAGGCTTCTGTCGTTATAT AAGGACGGCGGAAGGAATACCAAAG ACACCATACAGCAGCTGCAGCTGCAGCTGGCCGAAGCAGAGAAGAGGACCAGCAGCTACATGAGGAGGTTCAATAAGATGCAGGCCGATCACCACAACCTGATAGGAGTCACTGCCGAGCTGGTGGACTCTCTGGAGGCTACAGTCAGTGGGAAAATG ATCTCCCCGGAATACCTccagagtgtgtgcgtgcgtctctTCAGTAGCCAGCTGAGGCAGAGTGCGGCGCAGAGCATCGACTTCACCAGGCCTGGCACT GGATATTACTCTATGAGTCCTTATGATGACGGATAT gctTCCTCATTGCTACGAGCGTCTATTGCACCTCAGTAA
- the LOC111956482 gene encoding lisH domain-containing protein ARMC9 isoform X3, with protein MSSREIKEMGDILANEADLLGMIKEYLKYGEFEETVHHFEKECKNKGKVJPKPRGNSLRDSKTLIIQKDLLSSFEDGDFKVFFELWTEFVPLEVRDCDPHAQKLEFYLHVHFTIFPLKIHLGRHDRADFEVRITHFKNYLETRGAALSQTTEFLPYYALPFVPNPMVHPSFRDLFQDSWIPEMKQELEKFLTVTLNVSNTPRLLSLYKDGGRNTKDTIQQLQLQLAEAEKRTSSYMRRFNKMQADHHNLIGVTAELVDSLEATVSGKMISPEYLQSVCVRLFSSQLRQSAAQSIDFTRPGTGYYSMSPYDDGYASSLLRASIAPQ; from the exons ATGAGTTCCAGGGAGATAAAGGAGATGGGGGACATCTTGGCCAATGAAGCTGATCTTCTCGGGATGATCAAGGAG TATTTGAAGTATGGTGAATTTGAAGAGACAGTTCATCACTTTGAGAaggagtgtaaaaacaaagggaaagTTMTTCCAAAGCCCAGAGGCAACAGTCTTCGGGACTCGAAAACGCTGATTATCCag AAGGACCTGTTGAGCTCATTTGAGGACGGCGACTTCAAGGTGTTCTTCGAGCTGTGGACAGAGTTTGTCCCTCTGGAGGTCAGGGATTGTGATCCTCACGCCCAGAAACTGGAGTTTTACCTTCATGTCCACTtcaccatcttccccctgaaaaTCCACTTGGGCAGACAT GACCGAGCAGACTTTGAGGTGAGGATCACCCACTTCAAGAACTACCTGGAGACGCGAGGGGCAGCACTCAGTCAGACCACTGAGTTCCTACCCTACTACGCCCTCCCCTTCGTGCCCAACCCTATGGTGCACCCCTCKTTCAGAGATCTCTTCCAG GATTCCTGGATTCCAGAGATGAAGCAAGAGCTGGAGAAGTTCCTGACTGTGACACTGAACGTGTCCAACACTCCAAGGCTTCTGTCGTTATAT AAGGACGGCGGAAGGAATACCAAAG ACACCATACAGCAGCTGCAGCTGCAGCTGGCCGAAGCAGAGAAGAGGACCAGCAGCTACATGAGGAGGTTCAATAAGATGCAGGCCGATCACCACAACCTGATAGGAGTCACTGCCGAGCTGGTGGACTCTCTGGAGGCTACAGTCAGTGGGAAAATG ATCTCCCCGGAATACCTccagagtgtgtgcgtgcgtctctTCAGTAGCCAGCTGAGGCAGAGTGCGGCGCAGAGCATCGACTTCACCAGGCCTGGCACT GGATATTACTCTATGAGTCCTTATGATGACGGATAT gctTCCTCATTGCTACGAGCGTCTATTGCACCTCAGTAA
- the LOC111956482 gene encoding lisH domain-containing protein ARMC9 isoform X1 — protein MLSVSFSQCLQLHMSSREIKEMGDILANEADLLGMIKEYLKYGEFEETVHHFEKECKNKGKVJPKPRGNSLRDSKTLIIQKDLLSSFEDGDFKVFFELWTEFVPLEVRDCDPHAQKLEFYLHVHFTIFPLKIHLGRHDRADFEVRITHFKNYLETRGAALSQTTEFLPYYALPFVPNPMVHPSFRDLFQDSWIPEMKQELEKFLTVTLNVSNTPRLLSLYKDGGRNTKDTIQQLQLQLAEAEKRTSSYMRRFNKMQADHHNLIGVTAELVDSLEATVSGKMISPEYLQSVCVRLFSSQLRQSAAQSIDFTRPGTGYYSMSPYDDGYASSLLRASIAPQ, from the exons ATGCTTTCCGTGTCTTTTAGCCAGTGTTTACAACTTCACATGAGTTCCAGGGAGATAAAGGAGATGGGGGACATCTTGGCCAATGAAGCTGATCTTCTCGGGATGATCAAGGAG TATTTGAAGTATGGTGAATTTGAAGAGACAGTTCATCACTTTGAGAaggagtgtaaaaacaaagggaaagTTMTTCCAAAGCCCAGAGGCAACAGTCTTCGGGACTCGAAAACGCTGATTATCCag AAGGACCTGTTGAGCTCATTTGAGGACGGCGACTTCAAGGTGTTCTTCGAGCTGTGGACAGAGTTTGTCCCTCTGGAGGTCAGGGATTGTGATCCTCACGCCCAGAAACTGGAGTTTTACCTTCATGTCCACTtcaccatcttccccctgaaaaTCCACTTGGGCAGACAT GACCGAGCAGACTTTGAGGTGAGGATCACCCACTTCAAGAACTACCTGGAGACGCGAGGGGCAGCACTCAGTCAGACCACTGAGTTCCTACCCTACTACGCCCTCCCCTTCGTGCCCAACCCTATGGTGCACCCCTCKTTCAGAGATCTCTTCCAG GATTCCTGGATTCCAGAGATGAAGCAAGAGCTGGAGAAGTTCCTGACTGTGACACTGAACGTGTCCAACACTCCAAGGCTTCTGTCGTTATAT AAGGACGGCGGAAGGAATACCAAAG ACACCATACAGCAGCTGCAGCTGCAGCTGGCCGAAGCAGAGAAGAGGACCAGCAGCTACATGAGGAGGTTCAATAAGATGCAGGCCGATCACCACAACCTGATAGGAGTCACTGCCGAGCTGGTGGACTCTCTGGAGGCTACAGTCAGTGGGAAAATG ATCTCCCCGGAATACCTccagagtgtgtgcgtgcgtctctTCAGTAGCCAGCTGAGGCAGAGTGCGGCGCAGAGCATCGACTTCACCAGGCCTGGCACT GGATATTACTCTATGAGTCCTTATGATGACGGATAT gctTCCTCATTGCTACGAGCGTCTATTGCACCTCAGTAA
- the LOC111956482 gene encoding lisH domain-containing protein ARMC9 isoform X2, with protein sequence MLSVSFSQCLQLHMSSREIKEMGDILANEADLLGMIKEYLKYGEFEETVHHFEKECKNKGKVJPKPRGNSLRDSKTLIIQKDLLSSFEDGDFKVFFELWTEFVPLEVRDCDPHAQKLEFYLHVHFTIFPLKIHLGRHDRADFEVRITHFKNYLETRGAALSQTTEFLPYYALPFVPNPMVHPSFRDLFQDSWIPEMKQELEKFLTVTLNVSNTPRLLSLYKDGGRNTKDTIQQLQLQLAEAEKRTSSYMRRFNKMQADHHNLIGVTAELVDSLEATVSGKMISPEYLQSVCVRLFSSQLRQSAAQSIDFTRPGTASSLLRASIAPQ encoded by the exons ATGCTTTCCGTGTCTTTTAGCCAGTGTTTACAACTTCACATGAGTTCCAGGGAGATAAAGGAGATGGGGGACATCTTGGCCAATGAAGCTGATCTTCTCGGGATGATCAAGGAG TATTTGAAGTATGGTGAATTTGAAGAGACAGTTCATCACTTTGAGAaggagtgtaaaaacaaagggaaagTTMTTCCAAAGCCCAGAGGCAACAGTCTTCGGGACTCGAAAACGCTGATTATCCag AAGGACCTGTTGAGCTCATTTGAGGACGGCGACTTCAAGGTGTTCTTCGAGCTGTGGACAGAGTTTGTCCCTCTGGAGGTCAGGGATTGTGATCCTCACGCCCAGAAACTGGAGTTTTACCTTCATGTCCACTtcaccatcttccccctgaaaaTCCACTTGGGCAGACAT GACCGAGCAGACTTTGAGGTGAGGATCACCCACTTCAAGAACTACCTGGAGACGCGAGGGGCAGCACTCAGTCAGACCACTGAGTTCCTACCCTACTACGCCCTCCCCTTCGTGCCCAACCCTATGGTGCACCCCTCKTTCAGAGATCTCTTCCAG GATTCCTGGATTCCAGAGATGAAGCAAGAGCTGGAGAAGTTCCTGACTGTGACACTGAACGTGTCCAACACTCCAAGGCTTCTGTCGTTATAT AAGGACGGCGGAAGGAATACCAAAG ACACCATACAGCAGCTGCAGCTGCAGCTGGCCGAAGCAGAGAAGAGGACCAGCAGCTACATGAGGAGGTTCAATAAGATGCAGGCCGATCACCACAACCTGATAGGAGTCACTGCCGAGCTGGTGGACTCTCTGGAGGCTACAGTCAGTGGGAAAATG ATCTCCCCGGAATACCTccagagtgtgtgcgtgcgtctctTCAGTAGCCAGCTGAGGCAGAGTGCGGCGCAGAGCATCGACTTCACCAGGCCTGGCACT gctTCCTCATTGCTACGAGCGTCTATTGCACCTCAGTAA
- the polr2h gene encoding DNA-directed RNA polymerases I, II, and III subunit RPABC3, with the protein MAGILFEDIFDVKDIDPDGMKFDRVSRLHCESESFKMDLILDVNIQIYPVDLGDKFRLVIASTLYEDGTPDDGEYNPQDDRPSRADQFDYVMYGKVYKIEGDETSTEAATRLSAYVSYGGLLMRLQGDANNLHGFEVDSRVYLLMKKLAF; encoded by the exons ATGGCTGGGATATTGTTTGAGGACATCTTTGATGTGAAAGACATCGATCCAGATGGGATGAAATTTGACAGAG TTTCTCGTCTGCACTGTGAAAGTGAGTCCTTCAAGATGGACCTCATCTTGGATGTAAACATTCAGATCTATCCTGTTGACCTTG GTGACAAGTTCAGATTGGTAATAGCCAGCACGCTATATGAAGATGGAACTCCTGACGATGGGGAATATAATCCACAGGATGATCGGCCATCCAG GGCGGATCAGTTTGACTATGTGATGTATGGCAAGGTATACAAGATTGAGGGTGACGAGACCTCTACGGAAGCAGCAACACGTCT CTCTGCCTATGTGTCTTACGGAGGCCTACTGATGAGGCTACAAGGTGATGCCAACAATCTGCACGGCTTTGAAGTGGACTCCCGAGTCTACCTGCTTATGAAGAAACTGGCCTTCTAG